Part of the Juglans regia cultivar Chandler chromosome 14, Walnut 2.0, whole genome shotgun sequence genome, CTCAAGGAGAAGATGGTAGGAAATCCCAAACCATTTCTTTAAGCATGAATAACTCAAGCAGATAATTACATATCCCTCTAACCCTTGGTCAATTGAGTTCATGATTGGTGATGGACACAGGTGAACTAACTTGCAAGTTCTTTTGGGGGGGATTGTTGACATATGTGACTAAGTAATCTTCTGAGAGTTAGTtgttttttattggattagGTGGTGTACTTCTTGTATATGAAAGTAAAAATTGAGTCTTTAGCCGTTTggtttcatatatgtatatatattagcacTTTGTGGAAGGAAAAAATATGTAACCTCTTTTGTTAAGATGTGATTTTAAGGCCTGtacttatctaaattttgtTATCTCTACAGATTTGAATGCTTCAACTTTGAAGGAGCCATTTAATTTTGCAAGCAACTATGATTGAAGGAAGCTCCAGAATATATGTGGCGTGTTTTCTAATTTCTGTTCTTCTCCCTATTCGAAATTCTTCTCTTGAATTGGGTTAGAGTTACTTTGCAAGGCCGTGTCTAACTTTTGTGGAAGTTTGGATGAATCTGGCAAAAATGGGTACCTTACCCAGTACTAGTGAAATTGTTGAATCAACAGAAGAATCTGATTCTCAATCGAAAGTGGATGAGCAAACTGGAAAGCACTGCATGTCAGACTCGGGAACTAAGTATTCTATAGAAGATGACATTAATTGCCTTTTCCAGGCAATTGACCTCAGAACTAAAGCTAGAAGGTTGGGTCAGTCGCATGAAATTGGAGACCCATTGAGAAAGAGTGCACAAAAAAGGCCAATGAGAGTTAGTTCCTCCCATTCATCGGGAATTGGAATATCAGAGCCTGTGAGTTTGAAGCAAGCTCTAAGAGGACTATGCATCTCCCAGGCATCAGAGATGGCTGCTATGAAGCGATTATCTAAGCCAGCCAGTTCGCCAAGGGTCTCGGAAGCGGGGACTATCAAAAGGTTGTATAGGGCAGTGGTTGTTGAGGCTGATGGATCCAGTGTTGTGACAAAAGGAGGTAAGGGGAATTTGATGGAAATCACTCTTGTaccagaagaaaacaaatcaaaacttTCTCGTATGATGCCTGAATCCATGCAAGTGCCAGAAGCAGAGTTATCAAAAGAAAGGGTTCATCCTTCTACTTCTTTGTCTGATAAAATAATGCCAGAGGCAATGATGACTGGATTTCCATCACATGGTCAGATTGTTCCTTTGCAGACAGAGGTTGGGGGTGAAATTTTGAAGGCAGAGGTTGGAAAACTGAATGCTGCTGAATCTTCAATTGCTCATACTGGCCAGGGATTGGATGCAGCTGCTCCCACCTCAGTAGAAGTTCCAAGCGAAACTCCAATGGTAGATGGGGGGCAGAAAGGTAAGTTGCATTCTCTGACTTCCTTATCTAGCTTCGGCAGTGCCACTAGGATAAGCAAATGGACAAGTAGTAGTCCGCATTCGATGAAGCCAGTCTTTGGGAACAAGAACTCTgttaacaagaaaataaagcaGGATTCAAATTCTGCCTCAAGCAGTTGCAATCCATGTAATGGAAAAGTTGAGGATGATTTGGTTCCTAGTACAAGTAATTTAGACAATCAGAAGCAAACTTGTTCTATGGAGCATGATGGGAAACTTAACGAGAAAGCTTCTCCAGCATCCAGCAGTTTGAATCTTAACGTTGAAGTCAATTCAAGTACTATGGACACAGGCTCAAGCAAATctggttttgttttgaattgCACCAACAGAAGTAAATCTCTAGTGATAAAAGCTGATGAGAGATCAAGGTCAAGAGAAAAGGGGGAGTTCTCCCAAAGCTCAAAAAGTAGCATTGGTGACTATAGCAGTAGCACAACGAATAGTGAGGAAAGCAATGTGTGTGGTTCTAGTCGTAGTGGCAAAAGGCCTCACATGTCGAAAGATTTGAGATGGGAAGCCATCCGCAGTGTTGAGAAACAGCAAGGAAGCTTGAGTTTGAGGCACTTCAAGCTGCTCAGAAAGCTTGGTTGTGGGGACATTGGAACTGTTTATCTTGCTGAGCTGACTAGTACAAACTGCCTATTTGCATTGAAAGTGATGGATAATGAATTCCTGGTTAGCAGGAAAAAAATGCCCAGGGCCCAAACTGAGAGAGGGATACTCCAAATGCTGGATCATCCTTTTCTTCCTACCCTGTATGCCCATTTTGCAACAGAGAAGCTCTCATGCTTGGTTATGGAGTATTGTCCAGGTGGAGACTTACATGTGCTGCGGCAGAAGCAACCAAGCAGAAATTTCTCTGAACTAGCTGCCAGGTAGTTTTTCTTGTAGGTTCAGTTCTGAAGATCTGTGCAtgcctttttttattcatcatgttATGGGTTGTGATGATGACCCGTAAATATATAGTCCTGGGATATGTTGTCTTCTACAGTTTTGTTATGGGTGATGtgcttttttttcctctcactagTCATCTCTGTTGCTTATGTACTATATACCTATCAAGAAAAAATACCACATACATAGATTAGACTAAAGTTTCCCCCGGTTTGAATTAAGAATTTTGCAACttaattggttttatttagACCATTTTGTTAAGTCCCCCACTGGATGAAATGTCTTTCTAACCATCATGCTTACCTAATGTTAAGGTGATTGAATATTGAAAACTATCTTATCATTGAGATGTTCAAAGTATTAGTGTTTTGGTACTCTTTTATTTTGCCAAGTTTgcttatttgtttgtttgttttttttttttattattcttgaatATACTTGGGAAATAGAAAGTTTATGAATTTGATAGGTAATTGTTGTGAAATTTGGCATTTGTGATAAGTCTATTGATTTAGTTGAAGTTATTGATAGGTATCACTCGAACCCAACCCTCTATAAAGGATTTATAACCTTcttgaaattttctattttttcagcTATCAAAGCTGTTGTATTGTGAAAAAGTCGAGCTTTTAGCTGACATTGGAAAATTTGCCATTCTTCAGTGGACTTGCTTTATAGGTTTAAACGTACCATTACTTTTAATTTCCAGAATTAATCTTTTAGGTTTGGAAAATATCATGGGTAAACCTTAATCTGCCTCTGGTATTTAAGGTTCGAGGAGGATTTCCTTGCATTTACTCAGGGCCTTGTAGCTGCCAATTTCCAATATGTTAGGAAATCAGTGAAGCTATGCTCTCCTCTAGATACATTGGATGGACTGGACTCAGAATTTGGGGCCAAATAATTAGAGAATAGTTAAGAAGGTTTTAATTAAGCTCTCGCTTTGGAGTCAGAACTATCTTTTCAACTGATTGATGGATGAAAGTAGAAGTGAGCAGTGGTATTACCAGTGACAGGAAACTAACCGGGTGGCTCCCAGATTTGGCTTTCAATCTAGGTTGACCTTGAATTTCAGGTTTCTCACTCACATCCCATGCTTAATAGGTGAAAGTCGGATTCATGTCAACTTAGATATGATTACTGGGTATCACTACAGATGCTGGCGAAGTGGCATGGATGGATAATGTattgatgaattttattttattattttttgttgtcatATTCTATTGGCAAAAATTATGTTGGACTCTCCATGATAGCCATAGGTTGTGTAGCAGAAACTTAATTACATTCtacagataaaaaataaaaaattacgaaATTTGCCTCACTAGTCACCGACAACATGATGGTTCCTCGGTCCTTTCAGTCTTCTTTGGAATAATCCATGTTATCGCATTTGCAGATTTTATGTCGCTGAAGTCCTCCTTGCACTGGAGTATTTACACATGCTAGGAGTTgtgtatagagatttgaaaccGGAAAATATTCTGGTCCGAGAAGATGGTCACATCATGCTCTCAGATTTTGACTTGTCACTCAGATGTTCTGTCAATCCAATGGTGGTTAAATCATCTTCTCCCGTAGTGGAGCCCCCAAAAAAGATGTCAAGTCCATGTACCGAATCCAGCTGCATCGACCCATTTTGTCTCCAA contains:
- the LOC109008759 gene encoding serine/threonine-protein kinase D6PKL1-like; this encodes MNLAKMGTLPSTSEIVESTEESDSQSKVDEQTGKHCMSDSGTKYSIEDDINCLFQAIDLRTKARRLGQSHEIGDPLRKSAQKRPMRVSSSHSSGIGISEPVSLKQALRGLCISQASEMAAMKRLSKPASSPRVSEAGTIKRLYRAVVVEADGSSVVTKGGKGNLMEITLVPEENKSKLSRMMPESMQVPEAELSKERVHPSTSLSDKIMPEAMMTGFPSHGQIVPLQTEVGGEILKAEVGKLNAAESSIAHTGQGLDAAAPTSVEVPSETPMVDGGQKGKLHSLTSLSSFGSATRISKWTSSSPHSMKPVFGNKNSVNKKIKQDSNSASSSCNPCNGKVEDDLVPSTSNLDNQKQTCSMEHDGKLNEKASPASSSLNLNVEVNSSTMDTGSSKSGFVLNCTNRSKSLVIKADERSRSREKGEFSQSSKSSIGDYSSSTTNSEESNVCGSSRSGKRPHMSKDLRWEAIRSVEKQQGSLSLRHFKLLRKLGCGDIGTVYLAELTSTNCLFALKVMDNEFLVSRKKMPRAQTERGILQMLDHPFLPTLYAHFATEKLSCLVMEYCPGGDLHVLRQKQPSRNFSELAARFYVAEVLLALEYLHMLGVVYRDLKPENILVREDGHIMLSDFDLSLRCSVNPMVVKSSSPVVEPPKKMSSPCTESSCIDPFCLQPSWQVPCFTPRLISAAAKARKIKADLAAQVSPLPQLVVEPTNARSNSFVGTHEYLAPEIIKGEGHGSAVDWWTFGIFLFEMLYGKTPFKGSGNEETLSNVVSRSLRFPSSPIVSFHARDLIRGLLIKDPENRLGSVKGAAEIKHHPFFEGLNWALIRCAVPPELPKSSDIEFAALKKESIKCNELEAAGGEYVEFELF